Within Micromonospora narathiwatensis, the genomic segment GTGGCGGCGCCACGTTCGCGGCCGAGTCACCGCGCGACGAGGTCGAGGCGCTGGCGCGACTTCAACCCGGCGTGCTGGTCTGCTGCGCGTCGGCGCAGTCCCCGTACGAGAGGACCACCGCGCCGTCGGCGTGGACCAGCCTGATCGCGGGTGCGGGCTTCGGCGTCACCCTGCCCCTGCAGGCCGCCCTGATCGCCCGGCTCGCTCGTGCCGTCGCACAGGCCAGCCCTCGGACGCTGGTCGTCAACGGCTGCTTTCCCGATGTGGTGAACCCGCTCCTGGCCGCCCTCAAGGCCCCGGTCACCTGCGGCATCGGCAACGTGTCGACCCTCGCCGCCTGCCTCCAGGCCGCCCTCGGCCTGGCCGACCAGGATGACCTGGCCGTGCTCGGCCACCACGTCCACCTGTCCGAGCCCGGCCGCCCGGAAGACGAGGTGCTGGCCTGGCACGAGGGGCGCCAACTGCCCGACGTGACCGGCCTGCTGAGTGCCGCGCGCGCCCTGGACCGGCGCGAACTCAACGCCATCGCCGGGCACGCCGCCGCCCGACTGCTGCTCGCCCTCGTCGCCGGCACCGAGTTCCACACCAGCCTCCCCGGACCGCTCGGGCTTCCCGGCGGATACCCGGTCACCGTGGCCGACGGGTCCGTCACGTTGCGCCTCCCGCCGGCGGTCACCCGTGCCGACGCGGTCGCGTGGAACCTGCGGGTCGGCCGCGACGACGGCGTGGAGGTGGTCGACGGACGGGTCGGCTATTCGCCGCGCGCGACCCACGCGCTCGCGCCGTACCTGCCTGAACTGGCGGCGGGGTGGCCTGTCGCCGCCCTCGACGAGGTGATCGAGCGGCTGACCGAGCTGCGACGACGGCTGCGACTCGCGCCGGCGGCCCCGGTCGTGGCCGTCGGGACAGGCACAACCTAAGGAGCATGAGCGTAGATGGACTCGACAGTGTCAATGACGACCAGTCGTAACCTCATCAGTGACTACTACGACCTGATCCCCGCCGCCGTCGCCCGGTGCGCGCCGCCACCCACGGGTGCGTCCGGTACGCCGAGCTTCGCGCCCGCGTTCGACCTGCCGGCGCTCACCGACAACGTCCGGGACTTCTTCGCGGCGGCGACCGCCGGCTGGCGGCGGCTGGGCGAGTACGGCGGCCACCCGATCCAGTTCCTCGATCTCACCGGCAACCCGGGCACCCGGACGACGAAGACGTTCGCCTCCCTGGTGATGGTGGCGCGAGCGGTCGAGCACATCCGGCGTACCGGTGAGGCGATCAGGATCTTCACCCCCACGTCGGCGAACAAGGGCATCGCGCTGCGCGACGCGGTCGGCCGGGCCATCGAGGCCGGGCTGGTCGAGCCCGATCAGCTTTCCGTCGTCGTGCTCGCCCCGGCCGCCACGCGTCACAAGTTCCGTCAGGACCGGCTCGCCGGTGACCCGGCGTTGCGGGCGGCGAACCCGCTGCTGCGCTACGTCGGCGGCGCCCCGGAGGACGTCAAGGCACTAGGGCGTGCCTTCGTGGACAAGTACGCCGCGGAGGCGTACGACCGGCACGGGGTGAATCTCTGGTACTCGCTGGACCTGCGCAACTACCTCGTCGCCGACGCCGCCCGTGCCGCCTTCGAGGCGGACGTCTCGCCCCCGTCGGCGGAGCGACCCCGATGGCACGCCCACTCGGTGTCCAGCGCGTACGGCCTGCTCGGCTACAACCTGGGCCGGGACGTGCTCGAGGCGGCCGGCCGGGCGCGGAGCACCGATCGTCCGGGCTTCCTCCTCGTGCAGCACCTGGGCACCCCCGACATGGTGCTCAATCTGCGGTACGGCGGTTTCTCGCGGGCGAAGATGCCGGCGTACCGGCTCGATCCGGTGCGCGGTGTGACGGTGCAGGACGCCGACCCCCGGTTCCCGGCCGTGACCGACGACCCGGCCGAGGTGCTCGACCCGACCTTCTACACCCACGAGCCGGCCACCTCGCCGGCGATGAACGAGCTGATCCGGCGGTTCGGCGGCGACGGGATCGTCGTGTCGCGGCGCGAGTGCCTGGAGCGCTACCCGATGCTGCGGGACTGGTTCGACGGCGACCGCCCGATGCTCCCGACGGATCCGGACGAGCTGCGGGAGTGGTCGATCGTCATGGGACTGACCGGCGTGCTCAACGCCATCGACCGGGGGTTGGTCCCGGCAGGGCACGAGATCGTCCTGCACGGCAGCGGCTGCTACGGCGG encodes:
- a CDS encoding DUF6002 family protein; protein product: MTTSRNLISDYYDLIPAAVARCAPPPTGASGTPSFAPAFDLPALTDNVRDFFAAATAGWRRLGEYGGHPIQFLDLTGNPGTRTTKTFASLVMVARAVEHIRRTGEAIRIFTPTSANKGIALRDAVGRAIEAGLVEPDQLSVVVLAPAATRHKFRQDRLAGDPALRAANPLLRYVGGAPEDVKALGRAFVDKYAAEAYDRHGVNLWYSLDLRNYLVADAARAAFEADVSPPSAERPRWHAHSVSSAYGLLGYNLGRDVLEAAGRARSTDRPGFLLVQHLGTPDMVLNLRYGGFSRAKMPAYRLDPVRGVTVQDADPRFPAVTDDPAEVLDPTFYTHEPATSPAMNELIRRFGGDGIVVSRRECLERYPMLRDWFDGDRPMLPTDPDELREWSIVMGLTGVLNAIDRGLVPAGHEIVLHGSGCYGGSDFVPAEADAEVSTVDDVAAAVWAKP